The following proteins come from a genomic window of Diceros bicornis minor isolate mBicDic1 chromosome 4, mDicBic1.mat.cur, whole genome shotgun sequence:
- the AQP10 gene encoding aquaporin-10, whose amino-acid sequence MAHIQPLAEVKDWFRIRSLLARQCLAEFLSVFVLMLLTQGAVAQTITSEETKGNFFTTFLAGSLSVIIAIYVGGNVSGAHLNPAFSLAMCLLGRLPWAKLPIYCLVQLLSAFCASGVTYALYYDALQNYTGGNLTVTGPKETASIFATYPAPYLSLNNGFLDQVLGTGILIVGLLAILDTRNKGVPAGLEPIAVGLLILVIELSMGVNCGVPLNPARDLGPRLFTYLAGWGPEVFSAGNGWWWVPVVAPLVGATLGTATYQLLVALHHPEDSEPAQDLEFAQHKASDLETPVSAKMPECKL is encoded by the exons ATGGCCCACATTCAGCCTCTGGCCGAAGTCAAGGACTGGTTCCGGATCCGCAGCCTCCTGGCCcgacagtgcctggcagagttTCTGAGTGTGTTTGTGCTCATG CTCCTTACCCAGGGGGCTGTGGCCCAGACCATCACCAGTGAAGAAACCAAGGGCAACTTCTTCACCACGTTTCTGGCTGGCTCTCTTTCTGTCATAATAGCCATCTACGTGGGTGGAAATGTCTCAG GAGCCCACCTGAATCCAGCCTTCTCCCTGGCCATGTGCCTCTTGGGACGACTCCCCTGGGCCAAGCTCCCCATTTACTGCTTGGTGCAGCTGCTATCTGCTTTCTGTGCCTCCGGAGTCACCTATGCTCTCTACTATG ATGCTCTACAGAACTATACAGGTGGGAATCTGACAGTGACTGGCCCCAAGGAGACAGCCTCCATCTTTGCCACCTACCCTGCACCTTATCTGTCCCTGAACAATGGCTTCCTGGATCAG GTTCTGGGCACCGGGATCCTGATTGTGGGGCTCTTGGCCATCCTGGACACACGGAACAAGGGAGTGCCTGCAGGTCTGGAACCCATAGCAGTGGGGCTGCTGATCCTGGTCATTGAGCTATCCATGGGTGTCAACTGTGGGGTCCCACTCAACCCTGCCCGGGACCTGGGCCCACGGCTTTTCACCTACCTGGCTGGCTGGGGCCCTGAAGTCTTCAG TGCTGGTAATGGCTGGTGGTGGGTGCCTGTGGTGGCCCCTCTGGTGGGGGCCACACTTGGCACAGCTACATACCAGCTGCTGGTGGctctccaccaccctgaggacTCAGAGCCAGCTCAGGATCTAGAGTTTGCCCAACATAAAGCTTCAGACTTGGAAACTCCTGTCTCAGCTAAGATGCCGGAGTGTAAGCTATGA